The Limibacillus halophilus genome includes the window AGTATCTGAAAGTAATTCCCCGTCTCTGGTTAGCTTGACAGCGCGGATCTGGCGCTCAAACAAACGAGTCCCAAGCCCCTCCTCCAATGTCTTGATTTGGTGAGAGACCGCCGTTGGCGTCACATGTAACTCGTCAGCTGCTTTTTTGAAGCTTTTCAGTCTTGCAGCAGCATCAAAAGTTCTAAGAACATTAAGGGATGGCAGCTTCGAGTACATTAAACACCTCAGTCTAGGTGAATTTTTTTCATCCATAACTAAGAATTCGTCATTCGTCAAATACCCTTTCAAGGGCCACATTTCTTTCAACAGTCAATAGGCCCATGAAAGGACACCAGATGAAAACTCTGCTTCACATAGATGCCAGTGCAAGAAAAACAGACAATCCAGTACCAGCATACAACTCGATATCAAAATCAATTGCGGCCACATTTATAGAGACATGGCGTACATTTAATAATGAAGATAAAATCATCTATAGGGATGTGGGCGACAACCCACCTGACTTTATCAGTCAAGACTGGATTGCCGCTGTTTTTACGCCAGATAACGCCAAAACCGACAATCAAAAGGCTTTGCTTTCATTGTCAGATACATTGATCAGTGAGGTAGAGCAGGCTGACATCATTGTCATGTCATCATCCATGTACAATTACGGCATGCCTGCCACCTTGAAGGCCTGGTTTGATCAAGTGATCCGCATCCACAAGACATTCTCCTTTGACTTGGCTCGTGGAGACTTTCCGCTAGAACCCATTATGTCAGGTAAAATACTGGTATTGATAACTTCCAGCGGTGAGTTTGGTTTCGGAATTGGTGGTATCCGCGAAAAAATGAATCACTTAGGCCCTCATATACAGACATTGAGCCATTATTTGGGCGTTGAAACATTCCACGAGATTAACGCCGAGTATCAAGAGTTTAACGACGACCGGCACAGAGATTCTGTCACAAACGCCCACAAGGCAGCGGAAGGTCTGGCTCTGAAACTGGCCAATTTCTAAAAGTGTACAGATAGTGGGAATCATCATATACACCGATTCTGTGCGCCCATTCTGCGGAGAACTCTAAAGGGTTCTCTCACAAAGATAGACTGTCGTTAGTTTCGTGGGCGGAATTTGAACACTTCGATTTTTCGGTGAATTATCCGCCTCTCCGCCTGCTTCCTATTTGCTTCCCAGCATAGAAAAAGGGCTTAGCCTTGTTTGGCTAAACCCTTGATATTGTTGGTTGCGGGGGCCTGAAACCACCGACCGTTTACCCGGTATTGTCAGAAGAGTTTTGGTTGAGAGAACTTGTGCCATCGCCTAGCCCGCGCACACTCATTGTCACGGATAGATTCCGATTGTATGGCGCCGCACTCAGGGAAGTAAGGGCTGCTGATTGCAAGGAATGCGGCCGCTGGCCGAACAACCAAGTAGAAAGCTCACACCTGCCCTTTCGACGATGGGAGCGGAGCTAATTGGAGATCGTCATCGTTCG containing:
- a CDS encoding FMN-dependent NADH-azoreductase is translated as MKTLLHIDASARKTDNPVPAYNSISKSIAATFIETWRTFNNEDKIIYRDVGDNPPDFISQDWIAAVFTPDNAKTDNQKALLSLSDTLISEVEQADIIVMSSSMYNYGMPATLKAWFDQVIRIHKTFSFDLARGDFPLEPIMSGKILVLITSSGEFGFGIGGIREKMNHLGPHIQTLSHYLGVETFHEINAEYQEFNDDRHRDSVTNAHKAAEGLALKLANF